In Paenibacillus sp. FSL M7-0420, a single genomic region encodes these proteins:
- a CDS encoding glycosyltransferase, with amino-acid sequence MKKLWLMVFTLTLVFNLAQAGGTVQAQAGGSKKAAACWSPQKVQLRSEMQQVWINHTTWTHSYIVSALNNNPDQKEVLARLLRNQEDIGNVFKRYYGEANGNKLAGLLKEHIQIAGQIVAAAQKGNAGEVQKLQTDWHRNADEIARFLSGLNPSWSFKEVQNMLYEHLQLVTDIVLDILKGDYAASIAATDKNEVHMIHFADLLTEGIVKQFPEKFQGK; translated from the coding sequence TTGAAAAAGCTATGGCTAATGGTGTTCACCCTCACGCTCGTATTCAATCTTGCGCAAGCCGGAGGAACGGTGCAGGCCCAGGCAGGCGGCAGCAAAAAGGCGGCGGCCTGCTGGAGCCCGCAGAAGGTGCAGCTGAGAAGTGAGATGCAACAGGTGTGGATTAACCACACCACATGGACGCACAGCTATATTGTGAGCGCCCTCAACAATAACCCGGATCAGAAGGAAGTATTGGCGCGGCTGCTAAGGAACCAGGAAGATATCGGCAATGTCTTCAAGCGTTATTACGGGGAGGCGAACGGCAATAAGCTGGCCGGACTGCTCAAGGAGCATATTCAGATAGCCGGACAGATCGTCGCGGCCGCCCAGAAGGGCAATGCGGGCGAGGTACAGAAGCTCCAGACGGACTGGCACAGGAACGCCGATGAGATTGCCCGATTCCTGAGCGGACTGAATCCGAGCTGGTCCTTCAAAGAAGTGCAGAACATGCTGTACGAGCATCTTCAGCTCGTCACGGACATCGTGCTTGATATCCTCAAGGGAGACTACGCTGCTTCCATTGCTGCCACCGATAAAAACGAGGTCCACATGATTCATTTTGCCGACCTGCTGACGGAAGGCATTGTGAAACAGTTCCCGGAGAAATTCCAGGGGAAATAG
- a CDS encoding GntR family transcriptional regulator, whose amino-acid sequence MNVTISSTSDKPIYQQLHEQISAQILSGELESGYCLPPIRQAALELHVSVITVKKAWEELERSGLIHTVTGKGCFVAEFTPEEMLRIRNEMVLKQMKGDIQYYKSFGLTLEEVAALLGKIY is encoded by the coding sequence ATGAACGTAACCATCTCCAGCACCTCCGACAAGCCGATTTACCAGCAGCTGCACGAACAGATCAGCGCACAGATTCTTAGTGGCGAGCTGGAAAGCGGCTATTGCTTACCCCCCATCCGGCAGGCTGCCCTGGAGCTGCATGTCAGTGTCATCACGGTCAAGAAGGCCTGGGAGGAGCTGGAGCGGAGTGGGCTGATCCACACGGTAACCGGCAAAGGCTGCTTTGTCGCTGAATTCACACCGGAAGAGATGCTGCGGATTCGCAACGAGATGGTGTTGAAGCAGATGAAGGGCGACATTCAGTATTATAAGTCCTTCGGTCTTACCTTGGAGGAAGTGGCTGCGCTGCTGGGGAAGATCTACTAA
- a CDS encoding ABC-2 transporter permease, with product MYNLVLKDLKLGVNPWFFVLPLILGGLMLIPGWVYFIVPLYFCFITVPNMFGGFKSQNDLIFSTMMPVTKPDIVKSRIAVIVILELMHLLIAMIFSIFTFRLYPHLTYIFFPPYMGFWGLCFIMLAVFNLIFISMYYKTAYKYGAATTASTAAAILFAGLVQWAGIQNSWMHGIFYGSGTGNAALQFSILIGGILIFAVFTLLAYRIAVKRFLRVEIL from the coding sequence ATGTATAATCTGGTGCTGAAGGATTTGAAGTTAGGCGTTAACCCCTGGTTCTTTGTATTACCTTTAATTCTAGGCGGTCTGATGCTCATTCCGGGCTGGGTCTACTTTATAGTCCCGCTGTATTTCTGCTTCATCACCGTACCGAACATGTTCGGCGGATTCAAGAGCCAGAATGATCTGATATTCAGCACGATGATGCCTGTGACCAAACCGGACATCGTGAAGTCCAGAATAGCTGTGATTGTCATTCTTGAGCTTATGCATCTGCTCATTGCCATGATCTTCAGTATCTTTACGTTCCGCCTGTACCCGCATTTGACTTATATTTTCTTTCCGCCTTATATGGGCTTCTGGGGCCTATGCTTCATTATGCTGGCGGTGTTCAACCTTATATTTATCTCGATGTATTACAAGACGGCATATAAGTATGGCGCGGCTACGACTGCATCGACGGCTGCGGCGATCCTGTTCGCGGGCCTGGTCCAATGGGCCGGAATTCAGAATAGCTGGATGCACGGCATTTTCTACGGCTCCGGGACCGGCAATGCGGCGCTTCAGTTCTCGATTCTGATCGGAGGCATCCTCATTTTCGCGGTCTTCACCCTGCTTGCCTACCGGATTGCGGTGAAGAGATTCCTCAGAGTGGAGATCTTATGA
- a CDS encoding ABC transporter ATP-binding protein, translating to MLALDVQNLNKKYPNFQIKDVSFQLEQGYIMGFIGVNGAGKTTTIKSILNMVQADSGEISILGKNIAEHEMQLKQDIGCAFGDIDFYTRSRLKTLTGITKKFYKNWNDDTYYKYLSRFKLDENKKIAELSTGMKVKYSLTLALSHGAKLLILDEPTSGLDPVSRDDLLDIFQELIMGGEISILFSTHITSDLERCADYITFIEQGEIVASSEKNEFKESYRLLSGSESQLNEVKEKLISYKINSFGFTGLIHARDIDPAWTLNTAIPTLDDIMIYFSKKEGVYV from the coding sequence ATGCTGGCTTTAGATGTCCAGAATTTAAATAAAAAATATCCTAATTTTCAGATCAAAGACGTCTCTTTTCAATTGGAGCAGGGCTATATCATGGGCTTCATCGGGGTCAACGGCGCAGGCAAGACCACCACGATCAAATCAATCCTGAATATGGTTCAAGCCGACAGCGGCGAGATCAGCATTCTGGGCAAGAACATCGCTGAACACGAAATGCAATTGAAGCAGGACATCGGCTGCGCCTTCGGCGATATCGATTTCTATACACGCAGCAGGCTTAAGACGCTGACGGGTATTACGAAGAAGTTCTACAAGAATTGGAATGATGACACGTATTACAAGTATCTGAGCCGGTTCAAGCTGGACGAGAACAAGAAGATCGCTGAGCTGTCCACCGGCATGAAGGTCAAATACAGCTTGACCCTTGCCCTGTCGCACGGCGCCAAGCTGCTCATACTGGATGAGCCGACCAGCGGACTCGATCCCGTCTCCCGTGATGATCTGCTGGATATTTTCCAGGAGCTTATCATGGGCGGCGAGATCAGCATCCTTTTCTCCACTCATATAACCTCTGACCTCGAACGCTGTGCGGATTATATCACCTTCATTGAGCAAGGAGAGATTGTGGCAAGTAGCGAGAAGAACGAGTTCAAGGAGTCATACCGGTTACTTAGCGGCAGCGAGTCGCAGCTTAACGAAGTGAAGGAGAAGCTGATTTCCTACAAGATCAACTCCTTCGGCTTCACCGGATTGATTCATGCCCGGGATATCGATCCCGCCTGGACGCTTAACACGGCCATCCCGACTCTTGACGACATCATGATCTACTTTTCCAAAAAGGAGGGTGTATATGTATAA
- a CDS encoding acyltransferase family protein: MSTIRLGNTRLTGADGVRAIACLSVILHHLSQKLIMPAQKPWLQELQSVLLLGNSGVSLFFLLSGFLLSFPFWSAYLDNGPYPSLRTYTLRRAARIMPGFYVSLLVCLLLTWRLDIPMEYLGRRIVTAFTFTSGFHYTTFFPSDLNGPLWSISFEVFCYMLMPLFMAVLFMLGKRHSFSKAILFWVAVFGLVLAANALIHQWFTPGEQGRGWDYGQVGGAKFWMPRYNPVGFFGHFTIGILAAGITNALLQRRSGVERLSRLGVFDAAAALALGLAGLLIWRMRHAGEFNFSLQQQPYLFPVYAILFGIVLFTAPFSRVAGRVLDNRFFRFTAKVSFGLYIWHYLFITLIEKYGLQDYHFAGVRDVWRWLGISMSVVVISYAAATISYYAIEQPFINWSKGKPLFRRKPKEKPAEAAA; the protein is encoded by the coding sequence ATGTCAACGATTCGTCTGGGCAATACCCGGCTAACAGGAGCGGATGGCGTTCGTGCGATCGCCTGCCTGTCAGTCATCCTGCATCACTTGTCGCAAAAGCTGATCATGCCCGCACAAAAGCCCTGGCTGCAGGAGCTGCAATCCGTGCTGCTCCTGGGGAACAGCGGGGTCAGCTTGTTTTTTCTGCTAAGCGGCTTCCTGCTGTCATTCCCCTTCTGGAGTGCGTATCTGGATAACGGACCATATCCGAGTCTGCGGACCTACACTCTTCGCCGTGCCGCAAGAATTATGCCCGGCTTCTATGTATCCCTGCTGGTCTGCCTGCTCCTGACCTGGAGGCTGGATATTCCGATGGAGTACTTAGGGCGGCGTATTGTCACAGCCTTCACCTTCACATCGGGCTTCCACTATACCACGTTCTTCCCCTCCGACTTGAACGGTCCGCTCTGGTCGATCAGCTTCGAGGTATTCTGCTACATGCTCATGCCTCTCTTCATGGCAGTGTTATTCATGCTAGGCAAGCGGCATTCCTTCAGTAAGGCGATCCTGTTCTGGGTCGCCGTATTTGGGTTGGTGCTGGCCGCCAATGCCCTCATTCACCAGTGGTTTACTCCAGGCGAGCAGGGCCGGGGCTGGGACTACGGCCAGGTCGGAGGCGCGAAATTCTGGATGCCGAGATACAATCCGGTCGGCTTCTTCGGCCACTTCACCATCGGCATTCTGGCGGCGGGCATCACGAATGCCTTGCTGCAGCGCCGCTCCGGAGTGGAAAGGCTCAGCAGGCTGGGCGTGTTCGATGCGGCTGCGGCGCTCGCACTTGGCCTGGCCGGCCTCCTGATCTGGCGGATGCGCCACGCGGGCGAATTTAATTTCAGTCTCCAGCAGCAGCCGTATCTGTTCCCGGTCTACGCCATACTATTTGGCATTGTGCTATTCACAGCACCGTTCAGCCGGGTGGCCGGGCGTGTGCTAGATAACCGCTTCTTCCGGTTTACGGCGAAGGTCTCGTTCGGCCTGTACATATGGCACTACCTGTTCATTACTCTGATCGAGAAGTACGGGCTTCAGGATTACCACTTTGCCGGAGTCAGGGATGTGTGGCGCTGGCTGGGAATCAGTATGTCTGTTGTGGTCATCTCGTATGCAGCGGCCACTATTTCGTATTACGCCATAGAACAGCCGTTCATTAACTGGTCCAAAGGCAAGCCGCTCTTCCGGCGCAAGCCGAAGGAGAAGCCTGCGGAGGCGGCAGCCTAA
- a CDS encoding VOC family protein, whose product MSAIAYLNFDGVAEQVIEFYTEALQATQVKKVKFGDMPQDPNYPLSDKESAMIMESSIEFAGGKIMMSDLLPSMQAVMGELVKGNAMLISLVMEDKQKLEEYFKGLSAGGHVIMPLSATPWSSCFGLLVDQYGVGWKFNSDAEQFLDAIIEGNSSKLQ is encoded by the coding sequence ATGTCAGCGATTGCTTATCTTAATTTCGATGGTGTTGCCGAACAGGTGATTGAATTCTACACAGAGGCTCTACAGGCCACCCAGGTGAAAAAGGTCAAATTCGGAGATATGCCGCAGGACCCGAATTATCCCCTGTCGGACAAGGAATCAGCGATGATTATGGAATCCTCTATAGAATTCGCAGGCGGCAAAATTATGATGTCCGACCTTCTGCCCTCGATGCAAGCGGTAATGGGAGAGCTGGTGAAGGGGAATGCCATGCTGATCAGCCTGGTGATGGAGGACAAGCAGAAGCTGGAAGAGTACTTTAAGGGCCTGTCTGCGGGCGGACATGTCATCATGCCTTTATCCGCTACACCATGGTCTTCGTGCTTCGGCTTGCTGGTGGACCAGTATGGTGTAGGGTGGAAATTCAACAGTGATGCCGAGCAGTTTCTGGATGCGATCATTGAGGGGAATTCAAGTAAATTGCAATAA
- a CDS encoding helix-turn-helix transcriptional regulator, translating to MDKMERLITIIMILLKKDIVPSSEFAQLFGVSKRTILRDMEALSLAHIPIYATPGVQGGYGIMEEYKVDKRLLSSSDLENILAALGGLEQILISEDVAMTLRKIEAMVSPIAPKGSVQLTFYDWEGRAELAGALKTCQEAIAGSWLLSFGYTDRSGTPTTRTVEPYQLHFSESSWYLKGFCLERMGMRMFKLSRMEQLERKEQTFSPRADMLNQAREAEVPPQLTEVKALISPGIKDHFIERYGRKSIEAYSAEQLLATFYIPQHPIGYQFLAGFGTRLEIMEPKDYREEFRKYLLEMMSRYT from the coding sequence ATGGACAAGATGGAGCGGCTGATTACCATCATTATGATTCTGCTCAAAAAAGATATTGTGCCCAGCTCAGAGTTCGCACAATTATTCGGCGTGTCCAAACGGACGATTCTCCGCGATATGGAAGCGCTCAGCCTGGCGCACATACCTATATACGCCACACCCGGCGTGCAGGGCGGCTATGGCATTATGGAAGAATACAAGGTGGATAAGCGCCTGTTGAGCAGTTCCGATCTGGAGAATATACTGGCTGCGCTCGGCGGGCTGGAGCAAATTCTGATCAGCGAAGACGTTGCCATGACGCTACGAAAAATAGAAGCGATGGTGAGTCCAATCGCTCCTAAGGGGTCGGTTCAGCTTACCTTCTATGATTGGGAGGGCCGCGCAGAGCTTGCCGGAGCCTTGAAGACCTGCCAGGAGGCCATCGCCGGGAGCTGGCTGCTGTCCTTCGGCTACACCGACAGATCCGGCACTCCGACGACACGGACAGTGGAGCCCTATCAGCTTCATTTCAGTGAATCGAGCTGGTATCTGAAGGGCTTCTGCCTGGAGCGGATGGGGATGCGGATGTTCAAGCTCTCCCGGATGGAGCAGCTTGAGCGTAAGGAACAGACGTTCAGCCCCAGAGCGGACATGCTGAATCAGGCACGGGAGGCTGAAGTTCCGCCGCAGTTAACCGAAGTGAAGGCGCTGATCTCGCCGGGGATTAAGGATCATTTCATTGAACGGTACGGCCGCAAGAGCATCGAAGCCTATAGCGCTGAACAACTGCTGGCTACGTTCTATATTCCGCAGCACCCGATCGGATATCAATTCCTGGCCGGCTTCGGCACCCGTCTGGAGATTATGGAGCCGAAGGACTACCGTGAAGAATTCCGTAAATATCTGCTTGAAATGATGAGCCGGTATACGTAG